GCCGGAGCTGATGCCGGGCATCAAGATGCCACAGCAGCCCATGAACGACCGAATCCTTCTGATCGGGGCGCTCCAGTTTGGACTCGGTATCGTAGCCGTCGCCGCCGCCGGCCGCATCGTGCGCCTCTTCACCGCCGACGCGCCGCTGGGCAACGACTGAGGCTGCGCTTGCCAGCGGGCGGGGCGGGCGTTGTGTGTTGAGCGATGCCCGGCGCCAAACCCTTCGTCTTCATCTGCGGTCCCGACGACTTCCTCGTCGGGCGGCTGGGCAAGGAGCGTTTCGAGGCGATGGCGAAGGAGGCGGGCGCGGACGATTTCTCGCGCGAGATCCTCAGCGGCTTCGCCAACAACGTCGATGAGGTCGAGGCGGCCGTGAACCGCTTCCGCGACTCCGTGCAGACGGTCGCGATGTTCGGCGGCAAGCGCGTGGTATGGTTCAAGGACGTCAACTTCCTCGCCGACACTGTCACCGGCCGCGCCGACGGCACGCTCAAGCAGGTCGAGGCGTTGCAGGAAATCCTCGAAAAGGTGAACCCCGACGAGGTCGGCGTGATCGTCACCGCCGCGCCGCTGGATCGTCGCCGTAGTTTCCCCAAATGGTGCGAGTCGCACGCGGATTTCGAGTTGGTAGGCGGCGACGCCGACAGCGCGGCCGAGGGGCTCGCCGGCGTGGCGCTGGCGGAGGCGCGGGCGATCGGCGCGAGTTTCGGTGACGGTGCCGTGGAGCTGTTGCTGACCAAAGTCGGCGCCAACACCCGCCTCATCACCGAGGAAGTGCGCAAGCTCGCCACCTTCGCCGGCGAAGGCGCGACCATCGAGGAGGCGCACGTCGCCGAGCTGACGCCGAACGTGGCCGAGGGCGATTTCTTCGAGGCGGCGGATCGGTTCTTCGCGGCTGATTTGCGCGGCACGCTCGATGCGCTGCAGCGGCACTTTTTCGCCGGCGGCGACTCGCGCCCGCTGATCTCGTCGCTGCAAAACCGCAACCGCATCCTGATCCAGGCGCGCGTGCTGATCGACGCGGGCGAACTGAAGCCGCCGTCCGAGCGCTTCGGCTTCGACAAGTCGGCGTGGGCGCGCGCGCAGGGCGTCTACGCGACGCACTTCGGCGGCGATGCGGAGAAGAGCTCGTTCAACCTCTTCACGCAAAACCAGTGGTATGCCGGCAAACTCGTCGGTGGAGCCAGGCTCCCGACGCTGCGCCGTTTGATCGACAACCAGCAGGAATTCATCCGCGCGTTCGAGGAGATCATCCGCCGCCCGAGCGAGCAGGAAGCGGTGATGCGCGAGATGGTAGTGCGCTGCCTCGGCGCGTGATTTTTCCCCGTAGGCAGCGTGCTGGCGCGCGCCCCACCGATCGCCGCGGCGGAAAAATGGCGCGCCCAAGGTCGCTGCCTACCCGAACCACGAACGGTAGCCGGGGTCGCTGACCCCGGTTAAAAAGACCTTCGCCGAACAAACCGGCTTCGCCCGACCGGGCTCAGCGAGCCCGGCTACATTCGGGCAAGACGGCGCTACTCGGAGCGTGTCGGCTCCGCCTCCTTTTCCGCCGGCCACGCGAACCACCGGTGTGCGGCGGCGGCTTTGCCGAGGTCGGTGTTGGGACAGCGGAAGACGAGCGTCTTGTAGAAAAGCTGCGCGTCCTCCGGGTAACGCGCGGCGAGCCAACGGCCCGCCGTGTGGAGGATTTCCGCGGTGCGCACGTCGTCGTCGGGCAGCAACGTGGAGGCGAGCCACGCGAGTTCGGCGGCGCGTTGGCGGTAGTGGAAGCGGCGCGTGGGCAGTGTCTGCTGCCCAAAGCGCTTTCGTTCGTCCTCACTGGCAGCGAGGGCGAGATCGACGCCCTGGAGTTTTTCGTGCTGCGCATACCAAGCCCAACCGGTGGGCACACGATTCTGCTCGAAGGAGGGCCACTCGAAACTGCCGCCCCAAATCGCGAAGTCCGGCGCGAGTTCGAAGCCTTGCAGCTCCATGCCGTGCTCGCGGGCGAGGCGCGCGGCTTCCCATAGGGCGTCGGCGCGCGTGGCGGCGGGCAACTCGCGTTGGTAGCCGCGGCGCACGGCGGCGACATAGCGGTCGTAGGTCGCCACGAACTCCGCCGGGAAAAATTCGCGCGCTTCGTCGAAGCGCCCTGCGCGCACGAGCCGCCGCGCGAGCAAGTGGCGCAGGTCGCGGTCGGCCGTCGGCGCGCGTTCGGCGGTTGTGCCGCGCCATTCGTATTCTTCCGGTGGACGCATCGGCGCGCTGGCAGCGTGCGTCTCGGCACGGGCGAATGTCGTCAACTCGCCGAGCGTCAGCACGCGCTCCGCGACATAGGCGGCGTCGGGCCAGTGGCCGGCGGTGAGGAAGAGGCGGAGCGCTTCGAGGTATTGCTGGCGCTGGAGCGCGAGCGTGCCGCGCACGCCGCTGAGCTGCACCGACGGATCGTCTTCTTGGGTGCTCCTGAATCGGCGCTCGGCGTCAGTCGCGAACGCGACGGTGCTCAGCGCGGTGTCCTGCGGAAAAAATCTCGCAGCGTTCGCGAGGTGCGCGGCGGCATCCTCGATGCGGCCCTCGCGCAGCAACAGCATCGCGCGCACCCACTCGCTCGCGGCGGCGTCGGGCGCGGCGAAGCGCGCGAAGAGCCCGGCCTGATCCCAAAGTCCGTTTTGATAGGCGGCCCAGGCCCAGCGGTCGGCTTCGGCGGGCGTGAGCGAGGCGTCGGCGGGCAGCGCCTCGATCCAGCGGCGAAAACGCTGGGTGGCGTGCGCCGTCCAGGGCGTGTGCGGCCCGCCGCGGGCGACGAACCACGCCGTGACGAGCGCGCGCAAGTCGCGATCGGCGCCGAGCGCGCGGAGCGGCGACGGCGTGAAATCCGCCGAATCGGTCGGTGTGGCCGCGGCGGTGTCGTCGAGCGCAAAGACGGCTTGCAAGGTCAGTTGCAACGAGGCGAGCGCGCTGGGTTCGCCGAACGATTGCTGCTGCAGGTAGAGACGCAGCGCGCCGGCGCGGTCGTTGGCTTGAAGACGCACGCGGGCCTCCTCGCCGAGGCTGGCGAGAGCGAGACCTTGGCTGTCGGCGAAGCCTTGGGCGGCGAGTTCGTGCGTGAGTTGGAAGTGGCGGGCCGCGTCGTCGGGCCGGTCCTCGGCCAGCGCGCGGCCGAGCATGTAGGCGGCCCAGACGCTGCGGCGCGGACGCTCCGCGGCGGGCAACGCGAGCAGTTCGCGCCAGCGCGCGATGGCGGAGGGAAAATCCTTCGCGCGCCACGCCGCGGCGCCGGCGCCGTAGAGTTGGAACTCGCGCGGCAACTCCGCGGGCGGCGCGGCGCGGTCGGGTATTTCGAGGAGTGCGGTGAGGCGGTCGCTCGTCACGCCGGCGGTGGCGAGGGCGGCGCGCCATTCTTCGCGCTCGGCCGCGACGGCGGCTTCGGGAGGGACGGGACGCAGCGAGGTGACGTCCGTGCGCGGCGGGAAAACCCGCGCGAGCTCCGAGGCGAAGTCGAGCGTCGGCAACGCGGTGAGGCGGTCGCCGGGCATGACGAGGTAGGCGTTGGGGAAGTCCGGCCCGCAGGCGCGGACGACGATGGGTGCGGTCAGCGCGAGGATCGCGGGCGCGGTGTGATGGAGGAGTTTTGCGAGCGGAAACATGGAAATTCAGGGCAAAAGGGTCGCGGTGATTTCGGCGGCGCGGTCGAGGCGGAGCCAGCCCACGCGCAGCGTCTGGCCGGGCCGCAGCAGGCCGTTGGAGCCGTGCGGCGGCGGGCGGACGAGGAGCGTCGTGGGACCGGTGCGCTCGACTTGCCAGCCGGCGAGGCCGTCGGCGGCGAGGGCGCGAGCTTCGCGCCAGCTGAGACGAAACGCGGCGGGTTCGGCCGCGGCGTCTCCTTGATTGGTGAC
This portion of the Opitutia bacterium genome encodes:
- a CDS encoding DNA polymerase III subunit delta, which translates into the protein MPGAKPFVFICGPDDFLVGRLGKERFEAMAKEAGADDFSREILSGFANNVDEVEAAVNRFRDSVQTVAMFGGKRVVWFKDVNFLADTVTGRADGTLKQVEALQEILEKVNPDEVGVIVTAAPLDRRRSFPKWCESHADFELVGGDADSAAEGLAGVALAEARAIGASFGDGAVELLLTKVGANTRLITEEVRKLATFAGEGATIEEAHVAELTPNVAEGDFFEAADRFFAADLRGTLDALQRHFFAGGDSRPLISSLQNRNRILIQARVLIDAGELKPPSERFGFDKSAWARAQGVYATHFGGDAEKSSFNLFTQNQWYAGKLVGGARLPTLRRLIDNQQEFIRAFEEIIRRPSEQEAVMREMVVRCLGA